From Microcoleus sp. bin38.metabat.b11b12b14.051, one genomic window encodes:
- a CDS encoding F0F1 ATP synthase subunit B, with amino-acid sequence MGTVLLLATEASGEGGFSLNFDILETNLINLVIIIAVLFYFGRGFVGKILTERRSGIEEAIKEAEKRQKDAAAALAEQQQKLTQAQAEAERIRAAAEETAKKAKEAILAQAAQDVERMKATAGQELEAERERAIAQLRSAVVSLAMAKVESQLKTSLDDSAQHQLIDRSIALLGG; translated from the coding sequence ATGGGGACTGTTTTATTGCTAGCCACAGAAGCTAGCGGCGAAGGTGGTTTCAGTTTAAATTTCGATATTTTAGAAACCAACCTGATTAACCTGGTCATTATTATTGCAGTGCTGTTTTATTTCGGGCGCGGCTTTGTAGGTAAAATCCTGACTGAGAGGCGTTCCGGCATCGAAGAGGCGATAAAAGAAGCAGAAAAACGCCAAAAAGATGCAGCAGCAGCTCTAGCAGAGCAACAGCAAAAATTGACTCAAGCCCAAGCAGAAGCGGAACGAATTCGAGCCGCTGCTGAAGAAACCGCAAAGAAGGCAAAAGAAGCAATTCTAGCTCAAGCGGCGCAGGACGTTGAACGCATGAAAGCAACAGCAGGTCAAGAGTTGGAAGCAGAGCGCGAAAGAGCGATCGCCCAACTGCGATCTGCCGTCGTATCTCTGGCAATGGCAAAGGTGGAAAGCCAGTTAAAAACTAGCTTGGACGACAGCGCTCAACACCAATTAATCGATCGCAGCATTGCGTTACTGGGAGGCTAA
- the atpH gene encoding ATP synthase F1 subunit delta, which yields MSTVSTEVLQPYASALMSLAQSSNLSEKFGEDIRSLLSLLESSEDLRQFLGNPLIQPDAKKAVIQQIAGEEMNPLMHNFLKLLVDKGRILFLEGIGQQYLARLRELNQTVLAEVTSAVPLSDAQQQTVREKVQAMTSARNVEIETKIDADLIGGVVIKVGSQVIDASLRGQLRRLGIRLNS from the coding sequence GTGAGTACAGTCAGCACAGAAGTCTTACAGCCTTACGCATCTGCCTTGATGTCACTGGCTCAGTCCAGCAATCTCTCAGAAAAGTTCGGCGAAGACATTCGTTCTTTACTTAGCCTGCTAGAAAGTTCGGAAGATTTACGTCAATTTTTAGGCAATCCGCTGATTCAACCGGATGCTAAAAAAGCCGTGATTCAGCAAATAGCGGGTGAAGAAATGAACCCCTTGATGCACAATTTTCTGAAGCTGTTAGTAGACAAAGGAAGAATTCTTTTTTTAGAAGGAATTGGTCAACAATACTTGGCAAGGCTCCGAGAACTCAACCAAACAGTATTGGCTGAAGTTACATCGGCAGTTCCGCTCTCAGATGCTCAACAGCAGACTGTACGCGAAAAAGTGCAGGCAATGACCAGCGCTCGAAACGTAGAAATTGAAACAAAAATAGACGCAGATTTAATCGGCGGTGTGGTAATCAAAGTAGGCTCTCAAGTAATTGATGCTAGCCTGCGGGGACAATTGCGCCGTCTGGGAATTCGCTTGAATTCCTAA
- the atpA gene encoding F0F1 ATP synthase subunit alpha, producing MAAIRPDEISSIIRQQIEQYDQDVKVSNVGTVLQVGDGIARIYGLDKAMSGELLEFADGTVGIALNLEQDNVGAVLMGQGLGIQEGSAVTATGRIAEVPVGEAMLGRVVDALARPIDGKGEIKTTETRLIESPAPGIVSRRSVYEPMQTGITAIDAMIPVGRGQRELIIGDRQTGKTAIAIDTIINQKSENVICVYVAIGQKASTVANIVNVLQEKGAMDYTIVVAANASDPATLQYLAPYTGASLAEYFMYKGRHTLVIYDDLSKQAQAYRQMSLLLRRPPGREAYPGDVFYLHSRLLERAAKLSDDLGEGSMTALPIIETQAGDVSAYIPTNVISITDGQIFLSSDLFNSGLRPAVNPGISVSRVGSAAQTKAMKKVAGKVKLELAQFEELAAFSQFASDLDKATQNQLARGQRLRELLKQPQSSPLPMNEQVAVIYAGINGYMDDIPVDKVTKFTVGLRDYLRTSKPKFGEIVQGGKALTDEAEKLLKEGITEYKQTFLVSA from the coding sequence ATGGCAGCAATCAGACCTGACGAAATTAGCAGCATTATTCGCCAGCAAATTGAACAGTACGACCAAGATGTAAAAGTCTCGAACGTCGGTACTGTTTTGCAAGTAGGCGACGGCATTGCCCGGATTTATGGCTTGGATAAGGCTATGTCCGGCGAATTGCTAGAATTTGCCGACGGCACTGTAGGTATCGCACTAAACCTCGAACAAGATAACGTTGGTGCAGTGTTGATGGGCCAAGGGCTTGGCATTCAAGAAGGTTCGGCAGTTACTGCTACTGGCAGAATTGCTGAAGTCCCCGTTGGTGAAGCAATGTTGGGCCGCGTAGTTGATGCTTTGGCACGTCCGATTGACGGTAAAGGCGAAATTAAAACTACTGAGACTCGCTTGATTGAATCTCCCGCACCTGGTATCGTTTCTCGCCGTTCTGTTTACGAACCGATGCAAACAGGGATTACCGCTATTGATGCGATGATTCCTGTGGGAAGAGGACAGCGGGAACTGATTATTGGCGATCGTCAAACAGGCAAAACTGCGATCGCGATCGACACAATCATCAACCAAAAATCGGAAAACGTAATTTGTGTGTATGTGGCGATCGGTCAAAAAGCCTCTACCGTAGCTAACATCGTCAACGTCCTGCAAGAAAAGGGCGCGATGGACTACACAATCGTCGTAGCAGCCAACGCTAGCGACCCCGCAACCCTGCAATACTTAGCACCTTACACCGGTGCTAGCTTAGCCGAGTATTTCATGTACAAAGGCCGGCACACTTTGGTCATTTACGATGACCTTTCCAAACAAGCACAGGCCTACCGCCAAATGTCCTTGTTGCTGCGCCGTCCTCCAGGTCGCGAAGCATATCCCGGAGACGTGTTTTATCTGCACTCTCGCTTACTAGAACGCGCTGCTAAATTGAGCGACGATTTGGGCGAAGGTAGCATGACAGCTTTGCCAATCATTGAAACCCAAGCTGGCGACGTTTCTGCTTACATTCCTACCAACGTAATTTCGATTACCGACGGTCAAATTTTCCTGTCTTCTGACTTGTTTAACTCTGGTTTGCGTCCGGCTGTAAACCCCGGTATTTCAGTATCGCGGGTAGGTTCGGCAGCTCAAACTAAGGCAATGAAAAAAGTAGCCGGTAAGGTGAAATTGGAATTGGCGCAGTTTGAAGAACTGGCAGCATTCTCTCAGTTTGCTTCTGACTTGGATAAAGCCACTCAGAATCAATTGGCTCGCGGACAACGCTTGCGCGAACTGTTGAAACAGCCGCAAAGTTCGCCTTTGCCAATGAACGAACAAGTGGCTGTAATCTATGCCGGTATTAACGGCTACATGGATGACATCCCGGTTGATAAAGTTACCAAGTTTACTGTTGGTTTGCGCGACTATTTGCGGACTAGCAAGCCGAAGTTCGGCGAAATCGTTCAAGGCGGTAAGGCTTTGACTGATGAAGCTGAGAAGCTGCTGAAAGAAGGCATCACAGAATACAAGCAAACTTTCTTGGTTTCTGCGTAA
- a CDS encoding F0F1 ATP synthase subunit gamma has protein sequence MANLKTIRDRIKSVKNTKKITEAMRLVAAAKVRRAQEQVTATRPFADRLAEVLYGLAERLQFENLDLPLLKKREVRTVGLLVVSGDRGLCGGYNGNIIRYAENRAKEIKAEGLNYKFVLVGRKATQYFQRREQPIDGTYMNLEQIPTAPEAALIADELLSLFLSGTVDRVELVYTKFVSLISSRPVIQTLLPLDPQGLETPDDEIFRLTSQGGQFQVSREKVTSPMKSLPRDMIFEQDPAQILEALLPLYLNNQLLRALQESAASELAARMTAMNNASENASDLIRSLTLTYNKARQAAITQEILEVSGGAEALNG, from the coding sequence ATGGCCAATCTGAAAACTATTCGCGATCGCATTAAGTCGGTCAAGAACACTAAAAAGATTACAGAAGCAATGCGCTTGGTGGCTGCTGCTAAGGTGCGCCGCGCTCAAGAACAGGTGACGGCTACTCGGCCTTTTGCCGATCGCCTCGCCGAGGTATTGTACGGTTTGGCGGAACGCTTGCAGTTTGAAAACCTGGATTTGCCGCTGCTGAAAAAACGCGAAGTCAGAACAGTGGGACTTTTGGTCGTTTCGGGCGATCGGGGTTTGTGCGGTGGCTACAACGGTAACATCATTAGATACGCCGAAAATCGCGCCAAGGAAATCAAAGCTGAAGGCTTAAACTACAAATTTGTATTGGTAGGACGCAAAGCTACTCAGTATTTCCAGCGTCGCGAACAGCCGATTGATGGTACTTACATGAACTTGGAACAAATTCCAACAGCACCGGAAGCAGCCCTAATTGCTGACGAATTGCTGTCTTTGTTCCTGTCGGGAACTGTAGACAGAGTTGAGCTAGTTTACACTAAGTTTGTGTCACTAATTAGTTCACGTCCAGTAATTCAAACCTTGTTACCCCTCGACCCCCAAGGTTTGGAAACTCCCGATGATGAAATCTTCCGCTTGACATCGCAAGGCGGACAGTTCCAAGTATCGCGGGAGAAGGTTACTTCACCTATGAAGAGTTTGCCACGGGACATGATTTTCGAGCAAGATCCGGCGCAAATTCTGGAAGCACTTTTGCCTTTGTATTTGAACAACCAATTGCTGCGGGCTTTGCAAGAATCTGCTGCTAGCGAGTTGGCTGCACGGATGACGGCGATGAATAATGCTAGTGAGAATGCTAGCGATTTAATCCGTAGTTTGACGTTGACTTATAACAAGGCGCGGCAAGCGGCAATTACCCAGGAAATTCTGGAAGTTTCCGGCGGTGCTGAGGCTTTGAACGGTTAG
- a CDS encoding tetratricopeptide repeat protein, producing MSENRRASYYQLILKVLECPNGKESQILNLQSELLDPGLLSTIIVVAKNFDESGNQDAVNFLNDLALQLGEFLGSEQQETAIREETADIFFEWGIEQYYISQSPIAFQCWQQCLIIYQAMHDRQAEAASLGNLGTAYYSQGELEKAIYFHEQSLAINQEIQDYQGEADSMISLGNIYRDMGQFDRAIDDYEKSLAICRKINNHKGVACSLIGLGNACNCLGQFENALNFYKHSLDISREIKYFQGEASALGNLGIAYQFLGEYEQAITFQEKSLAIKLEIKNRRAEANSLTNLGIAYNSLGQLEQAIAFHKKSLTISQEIKDRQGEAKSLGGLGNAYYSLGEHKRAIACYKKSLVINREIKNRSGEAASLGNLSSVYHSLGKYQQAITFHEQDLAICQEIKDRFGEATCLGNLGIAYKSLGQVERAIKFQEQSLAISREIKHRQGEANSLGNLGTAYYQLQQPEKAIEHYRDCLKITKTETTITMPPECFTAGSNLGNIGFTQGDWPLALEGYEPAIKAVEQLRKGSTTDKRRQEIIKEAFSVYANAVQCYINLKQYDKAVETADRSRSRHLADLFFASKDLYPKSEIPPEVKEYYRLQQQIYRLRSSDNDGMKGFASTPQQTPNSDAIIAKIKELEDEKKQAWLKIRSKDQVLAGQLQPDPLCFHQMQALIPDAETAILNFYTTGEHTHIFILQQNQPPQLHTCEGQGLETLQNWIFNNWLKPYVKNQTAWQNQISEFLPELTNRLQINQLISQHLNGIKELIIIPHLSLHQIPFAALPLNNTPIPQSNITSDKTRGPKPIVKPSNTPAKTPPQQPKYLSDRFRLRIVPSCQILNFCHQRGNLQPTTMGIVENATGDLVFTGYECETLATMHQVSPDNRLQYQEATVSNYETLLNKVQVLHSSHHASSQLDNSLESKLLLFDGDINLGRVFTWRFSHLAEVFLSCCETNLTLTQITDDPLSIASGFLCAGARNVVSTLWAVDDLATALFCILYYQQKQDKSRSEAIRQAQFKLRNLTGDELSASYKLQLEDYFDRQPSGEQQAEIVKNVRLRLDLLCRETLPFASPHYWAGFVSQGLA from the coding sequence ATGTCCGAAAATCGCAGAGCCTCCTATTATCAACTAATCCTAAAAGTGCTCGAATGTCCCAATGGGAAAGAATCACAAATCTTAAACCTACAATCCGAGTTACTCGACCCCGGACTTTTGTCAACGATCATTGTCGTGGCTAAAAATTTTGATGAGAGCGGCAACCAAGATGCAGTTAATTTTTTAAATGACCTTGCCTTGCAACTGGGGGAATTTCTCGGTAGCGAACAGCAGGAAACAGCAATCAGAGAAGAGACAGCAGATATTTTTTTTGAGTGGGGAATTGAGCAATATTACATTAGTCAGTCTCCCATTGCTTTTCAGTGCTGGCAACAGTGCCTCATCATTTATCAAGCGATGCACGACCGCCAAGCGGAAGCAGCTTCTCTAGGAAACTTAGGCACTGCTTACTACTCTCAGGGAGAACTTGAAAAAGCAATCTATTTCCACGAACAGTCTTTAGCAATTAATCAGGAAATTCAAGACTATCAAGGGGAAGCGGATTCTATGATAAGTTTAGGCAATATTTACCGAGATATGGGACAGTTTGACCGAGCAATAGATGATTACGAAAAGTCTTTAGCTATTTGTCGAAAAATCAATAATCATAAAGGAGTAGCCTGTTCTCTAATAGGTTTAGGCAATGCTTGCAACTGTCTGGGACAATTTGAAAATGCGCTCAATTTCTACAAACACTCTTTAGACATTAGTCGGGAAATCAAATACTTTCAAGGGGAAGCATCTGCACTGGGAAATTTAGGTATTGCTTACCAATTTCTAGGAGAATATGAACAAGCGATTACTTTCCAGGAAAAGTCTTTAGCCATCAAACTAGAAATCAAAAACCGCAGAGCAGAAGCTAATTCTCTGACAAATTTAGGCATTGCTTACAACTCTCTGGGACAACTTGAACAAGCAATAGCTTTCCATAAAAAGTCTTTAACTATTAGTCAGGAAATTAAAGATCGGCAAGGAGAAGCAAAATCTCTGGGAGGTTTAGGTAATGCTTACTACTCTCTAGGAGAACATAAGCGAGCAATCGCTTGCTATAAAAAGTCTTTAGTTATTAATCGGGAAATCAAAAACCGCAGTGGGGAAGCGGCTTCTCTAGGAAATTTAAGCAGTGTTTATCACTCTCTGGGAAAATATCAACAAGCGATCACTTTCCACGAACAGGATTTAGCCATTTGTCAGGAAATCAAAGACCGCTTTGGGGAAGCGACTTGTTTGGGAAACTTAGGCATCGCTTACAAATCTCTGGGACAAGTTGAACGAGCGATAAAATTTCAAGAACAGTCTTTAGCGATTAGTCGGGAAATCAAACACCGTCAAGGGGAAGCAAACTCTCTGGGAAATTTAGGCACTGCTTACTATCAATTGCAGCAACCAGAGAAAGCCATTGAACACTACCGAGACTGCCTGAAAATTACCAAAACTGAAACCACCATAACTATGCCACCCGAATGCTTCACAGCAGGTAGCAACCTCGGCAACATCGGCTTTACCCAAGGCGACTGGCCTCTCGCCTTAGAAGGATACGAACCCGCCATAAAAGCAGTCGAACAACTCCGCAAAGGCTCAACCACAGACAAACGCCGCCAAGAAATCATTAAAGAAGCTTTTTCTGTTTACGCCAACGCCGTCCAGTGCTACATCAACCTCAAACAATACGATAAAGCCGTCGAAACCGCAGACAGATCACGTTCCCGCCACCTCGCCGACTTATTTTTCGCCAGCAAAGACCTCTACCCCAAAAGCGAAATTCCCCCCGAAGTCAAAGAATACTATCGCCTGCAACAACAAATATACCGTTTGCGTTCCTCTGACAATGACGGAATGAAAGGATTCGCCAGCACTCCCCAACAAACCCCCAACAGCGACGCTATCATCGCCAAGATTAAAGAATTAGAAGACGAAAAAAAGCAAGCTTGGCTGAAAATTCGCAGTAAAGACCAAGTTTTGGCGGGTCAATTGCAACCAGATCCCCTCTGTTTCCACCAGATGCAAGCCTTAATTCCCGATGCCGAAACCGCCATCCTCAATTTTTACACCACTGGCGAACATACCCACATTTTCATCTTGCAGCAAAATCAACCGCCCCAACTCCACACCTGCGAAGGACAAGGACTTGAAACTTTGCAAAATTGGATATTCAACAACTGGTTAAAACCCTATGTTAAAAATCAAACCGCATGGCAAAATCAAATCAGTGAATTTCTCCCCGAACTCACCAACCGCCTGCAAATTAACCAACTAATTTCCCAACATCTCAACGGCATCAAAGAACTGATTATCATCCCTCACCTTTCCCTGCATCAAATCCCCTTTGCTGCCTTACCTTTAAACAACACTCCCATTCCCCAAAGCAATATAACCTCTGACAAAACACGCGGGCCGAAACCGATCGTCAAACCCTCAAATACCCCTGCTAAAACCCCACCCCAACAACCCAAATACCTCAGCGATCGATTCCGCCTCCGCATCGTTCCCAGTTGCCAAATACTCAACTTTTGCCACCAGCGAGGCAACCTCCAACCTACCACAATGGGAATCGTGGAAAATGCTACAGGCGACCTCGTTTTTACTGGCTACGAGTGCGAAACCCTAGCAACCATGCACCAAGTTTCCCCAGATAATCGCCTACAATACCAAGAAGCAACAGTCAGCAACTATGAAACCCTTCTCAACAAAGTGCAAGTCCTCCATTCCAGCCATCACGCCAGTTCCCAACTCGATAATTCCCTCGAATCAAAGCTGCTATTATTCGACGGCGACATCAACCTCGGTCGTGTTTTTACCTGGAGATTTTCGCACTTAGCCGAAGTCTTCCTCTCCTGCTGCGAAACTAATTTAACCCTCACCCAAATTACCGACGATCCGCTTTCGATCGCTAGCGGTTTCCTCTGTGCAGGTGCTAGAAACGTGGTCAGTACACTGTGGGCTGTGGATGATTTAGCAACCGCTTTATTTTGCATTTTATACTATCAGCAAAAGCAGGACAAGAGCCGTTCAGAGGCAATCCGCCAAGCACAATTTAAGCTGCGTAACTTGACAGGCGATGAGTTATCTGCTAGTTATAAACTGCAATTAGAAGATTATTTCGATCGGCAACCCAGCGGAGAACAGCAAGCAGAAATTGTCAAAAATGTGCGACTGCGATTAGATTTGCTTTGCCGGGAAACATTGCCCTTTGCGAGTCCCCATTATTGGGCGGGGTTTGTATCGCAAGGTTTAGCCTAG
- a CDS encoding BrnT family toxin: MDYNFDWNPAKEKQNIRKHQLNFRLASTVFRDPYQLTLYDEKHSQDEDRWITLGLDETGILRIVIHTFEQIDRSFCMIRIISARKATFIETQSYQERQL, from the coding sequence TTGGATTATAACTTTGATTGGAATCCAGCCAAAGAAAAGCAAAATATTCGCAAGCATCAATTAAATTTTCGTTTGGCATCAACTGTTTTTCGCGATCCTTATCAATTAACACTCTATGATGAAAAACACAGTCAAGATGAAGATAGATGGATTACTCTAGGCTTAGATGAAACAGGTATTTTAAGGATTGTTATCCATACCTTTGAACAAATCGATCGCTCCTTTTGCATGATTCGGATCATTTCAGCCCGTAAAGCTACATTCATTGAAACACAATCTTATCAAGAGAGGCAATTATGA
- a CDS encoding PD-(D/E)XK nuclease family protein has translation MPTQAQKRFNPYATVTGLAEPLAIEKDCLNALWQRTNYQFEKQASTYDPSEHDETVDKRALQLEKEGFTVYVENQNSFKYQGQTFDICVAGRPDIIAIKDDWAVVEDIKTGKPKDSHKMQVLLYMSMLPFAPETKHLFKGHIPHGRLVYRDQILDLPKWYVDEQFRQRLQQLIAMLCNSQPPNPKPSDWECRYCKVPSACCSVKMSRGTNLFA, from the coding sequence ATGCCGACACAAGCGCAAAAAAGATTTAATCCCTACGCCACTGTAACTGGGCTGGCGGAACCTTTAGCAATCGAAAAAGATTGCCTAAACGCATTATGGCAACGAACTAACTATCAATTTGAAAAACAAGCCAGTACCTATGACCCATCAGAACATGATGAAACGGTGGATAAACGAGCTTTACAATTAGAAAAAGAAGGCTTCACCGTCTATGTCGAAAATCAAAATTCCTTCAAATATCAAGGTCAAACTTTTGATATCTGCGTTGCCGGCAGACCAGACATTATTGCCATCAAAGATGATTGGGCTGTTGTCGAAGATATCAAAACAGGTAAACCCAAAGATTCCCATAAAATGCAAGTGCTTCTCTATATGTCAATGTTGCCCTTTGCGCCGGAAACCAAACATCTGTTTAAAGGTCACATTCCGCACGGTCGCTTAGTTTATCGAGATCAAATTTTAGATTTGCCCAAGTGGTATGTTGATGAGCAATTCAGACAGCGTTTACAGCAGTTAATTGCCATGCTTTGTAATTCTCAACCTCCCAACCCAAAACCTAGCGATTGGGAATGTCGTTATTGTAAGGTTCCTTCTGCCTGCTGTTCTGTGAAAATGAGCCGAGGAACTAATTTATTTGCATAA
- a CDS encoding Uma2 family endonuclease — protein MSEKPGAIAMTLCTATWTIDDYHRMIETGILDDRQVELLNGVIVEMVPEGTAHTYFSDRFANQLRVALSTRAQIREARPITLPNNSEPEPDIAVVQPLNDVYLQHHPYPENIFWVIEYSDSSLTKDLEEKSKIYAAAGIQEYWVVNLRDRILIVFRFPEGDFYQQRNTFQSGTIEPLAFPDLTIHVSQLMNR, from the coding sequence GTGAGCGAGAAGCCAGGAGCGATCGCGATGACATTATGTACCGCAACATGGACAATAGACGACTACCATCGGATGATCGAAACAGGTATTTTGGACGATCGCCAAGTTGAATTACTAAATGGAGTAATAGTCGAAATGGTACCGGAGGGGACTGCACATACTTATTTTAGCGATCGCTTTGCTAATCAATTGCGAGTCGCATTATCCACCAGAGCACAAATCCGCGAAGCCAGACCAATTACTCTACCAAATAACTCGGAACCAGAACCAGATATTGCCGTTGTCCAACCCCTAAACGATGTCTACCTACAGCATCACCCCTATCCAGAAAATATTTTTTGGGTAATTGAATATTCTGATTCTAGTTTGACTAAAGATTTAGAGGAAAAAAGCAAGATTTATGCAGCAGCAGGCATTCAAGAATATTGGGTTGTTAACCTACGCGATCGAATATTAATTGTGTTCCGCTTCCCGGAAGGCGATTTTTACCAGCAGCGAAATACTTTTCAATCGGGAACCATTGAACCCCTGGCTTTTCCCGATCTTACTATCCATGTTTCTCAACTAATGAACAGGTAA
- a CDS encoding DUF2442 domain-containing protein: MTSVMVELLEIPKAQHVVITDDALTVDLSDGRTISVPLAWYPRLLQGTPGDRDNWRFIGENEGMHWPELDEDISVKNIILGKPSGESQKSFQQWLDDRANKV, translated from the coding sequence TTGACATCAGTAATGGTTGAATTGCTAGAAATCCCCAAAGCGCAACACGTAGTTATTACAGATGATGCGCTGACAGTCGATCTATCTGACGGTCGTACTATTTCTGTACCTTTAGCGTGGTATCCTCGGCTGTTACAGGGTACACCGGGCGATCGCGATAATTGGCGCTTTATTGGTGAGAATGAGGGAATGCACTGGCCCGAACTTGACGAAGACATCAGCGTCAAAAATATCATTCTCGGTAAACCGTCAGGAGAAAGTCAGAAGTCATTTCAGCAGTGGTTAGACGATCGCGCAAACAAAGTCTAA
- a CDS encoding helix-turn-helix transcriptional regulator encodes MGLIRLRVKEFAAEKGWTLKEVSERSGVIYSTLTTYSRSPGMAMVDFTCLLKLARTFDVMVEDLVEVVKE; translated from the coding sequence ATGGGCTTAATTAGATTGCGGGTAAAAGAGTTTGCGGCCGAGAAGGGTTGGACGTTGAAAGAGGTTTCAGAGCGATCGGGCGTGATCTACAGCACTCTGACAACCTATTCGCGCTCTCCGGGGATGGCAATGGTTGATTTTACGTGCTTGCTCAAGTTGGCGCGGACGTTTGATGTGATGGTGGAAGATTTGGTTGAGGTGGTGAAAGAGTAG
- a CDS encoding helix-turn-helix transcriptional regulator, translated as MGLVRLKVREFAAEKGWTLKEVSERSGVIYSTVRHYARCPGVSTIDFISIHKLARTFDVMIEDLVEIVQE; from the coding sequence ATGGGTTTAGTTAGGTTAAAAGTCAGAGAATTCGCTGCTGAGAAAGGCTGGACGCTAAAAGAGGTTTCAGAGCGATCGGGAGTCATCTACAGCACCGTCAGACACTACGCCCGCTGTCCGGGGGTGTCAACTATTGACTTCATTTCGATACACAAATTAGCCCGCACCTTTGATGTGATGATTGAAGATTTGGTGGAAATTGTGCAGGAATAG
- a CDS encoding helix-turn-helix transcriptional regulator, whose product MGLIRLRIREFADEKGWTLKEVSERSGVVYSSLRTYARSPGLATIDVTSLDKLARTFDVMVEDLYEIVQD is encoded by the coding sequence ATGGGCTTAATTAGATTGCGGATTCGAGAATTTGCGGACGAGAAGGGGTGGACGCTCAAAGAAGTGTCCGAGCGCTCTGGCGTAGTGTACAGTTCCCTGAGAACCTACGCGCGATCGCCCGGATTAGCAACGATTGACGTGACATCCTTGGACAAGTTGGCGAGGACTTTTGACGTGATGGTCGAAGATTTGTATGAGATTGTCCAAGATTAG
- a CDS encoding phospholipase D family protein — MNYQFLCDYKENLENKINILLKQFYWDKIYIFSAFVSEYGVDKVKEIISHESLNENTEVVIAIGKKTYDINKPIDIQEILDFVKDQNQNKFKTQPISFICPKNDEFHIKAYCFLGRNKKGSQTQIGYSIIGSSNLTKRGFKDEGELCISIDNLELTQKLIDCLSDIYIINNRSYDWDKAIEEYKRQHEKRQEKKYKDKQSRQDQDKVLQLSKENSTPVNQSEPRPGKFIKLGVLTDNDLITKATNLANDSENIDCFYSSPKTLEQAKADFPEGSLCLLSSTENKIFRIVEIMPYLSHQEKTEGCFVTYRENLNYELSDDIGEILEKNEKYKIISDAKDMEDLPYDTLKDFENEVKEYQEYQKMLDDPKYQKWIEKGKEKRQSKIGRLLEEIEEREEIDLITLKKKLKEIRESI; from the coding sequence ATGAATTATCAGTTTTTGTGCGACTACAAAGAAAACTTAGAAAATAAAATCAATATTTTATTAAAACAATTTTATTGGGATAAGATTTATATTTTTTCTGCTTTTGTTAGTGAGTATGGGGTGGATAAAGTAAAAGAAATTATTTCACACGAGTCTTTAAATGAAAATACGGAAGTTGTGATTGCTATAGGCAAAAAAACTTATGATATTAATAAGCCTATTGATATACAAGAAATTTTAGATTTCGTCAAAGATCAAAATCAAAATAAATTTAAGACTCAACCAATTAGTTTCATATGCCCTAAAAATGATGAATTTCATATCAAAGCCTATTGTTTTTTAGGTCGTAACAAGAAAGGTTCTCAGACTCAGATAGGTTATTCGATCATAGGTTCATCTAATCTAACCAAACGTGGTTTTAAAGATGAGGGAGAATTATGTATTAGCATCGACAACTTAGAATTAACACAAAAATTGATTGATTGTTTATCAGATATATATATTATTAATAATCGATCTTATGATTGGGATAAAGCAATTGAGGAATATAAAAGACAACATGAAAAACGTCAGGAGAAGAAATATAAGGATAAACAGTCTCGTCAGGATCAAGATAAAGTTCTCCAACTGTCTAAAGAAAACTCTACGCCTGTAAATCAATCTGAACCGAGACCAGGTAAATTCATTAAACTAGGTGTCTTGACTGATAATGATCTTATTACCAAGGCAACTAATCTCGCTAATGATAGTGAGAATATAGATTGTTTTTACTCGTCACCCAAAACTCTAGAGCAAGCGAAAGCGGATTTTCCCGAAGGTTCTTTATGTCTCTTATCTTCAACAGAAAACAAGATATTCAGGATTGTTGAAATCATGCCTTACCTTTCCCATCAAGAAAAGACAGAAGGATGTTTTGTAACATATAGAGAAAATCTAAATTATGAGCTTTCTGATGATATTGGTGAAATCCTTGAAAAGAATGAAAAGTATAAAATAATATCTGATGCTAAGGATATGGAGGACTTACCGTATGACACTCTAAAGGATTTTGAAAACGAAGTTAAGGAATATCAGGAATATCAGAAAATGCTCGACGATCCGAAATATCAAAAATGGATAGAAAAAGGTAAGGAGAAGAGGCAATCAAAAATTGGCAGACTATTAGAAGAAATAGAAGAAAGAGAAGAAATTGATCTCATCACTTTAAAGAAAAAGCTAAAAGAAATCAGAGAATCCATTTAA